GTGAGGGTACTCTGGGAGCTCTAGTCAATTGAGGTGACCCCAAACTACCCTCAGTCCCCAGAAAGCCTAAAGAAGCCCCAGGGCGAGAAGCCTTGGAACCTGGCCTGGTGGCTGGGGACCTGGGACCAGTCTTCTGAGTCCTCTGGGCGGCTTGGGAGAGATGCCCGGGAAGGTGCCAGCTCAGGAACGAGCTTGCGATCCACCCCAGGAGCAGAAGCTCAGGCCTGGGGGTCCAGCAGCTTCTTCTGAACGGGGAAGTCAGGGACCAGCCTAGGAAGCTCTGCTGGCCCTGTCCCCTGGTGGCCCCAGCCAGCCACCCCGAGGATTCCTGGGCAGTTGAGTTAGCAGGAGAGGATCCAAAGAGGCAGCCCGTGGAGAAGAGGGAGTGGGCGAGGGATTCCACATTTGCATTGGCATCACAGCGGGCAGAACCCGCCAGAGGGTGAATGTGGCGGGTGACAAAAAGAGCAGTCAAGGTGGAGGTCCGGGTCGGGGGCTTCAGAACCAGGTGGGCCGTCTACTGAGATGGGAAAGATgtgggagagtggggtgcagggtCAGGGGAGCTGGCAGGACGTCCAGGGGAGAAGTCCAGGGGAGGCGGTGACCATCCCGTCAGCGTGGGGGACAGGGAAGTCCCAGGAGAAGTCGGGCGCCTGGCCGGGGCCCTGATGCTGTTGGAGCCTTGGGTCCTTTGGCCTTGGGTCCTTCGGTCCCGGGTGATGATTATGGATCATCCtcagaaacacataaaataaatgcataaggACATCTCGTCACTTtgaaatcataaaacaaatattaaaatctaaTCTTTAATAAAATCATAGCACGATGGGCTTCCTCATGTCCAAAATCACGACGAGAAGGAGCGTATTGCACGATACAGTGGCCAGCTGCGTTAAGTCTGAAAGTATCTGTGAGTCCTATTGGCCTCCAAGTCCACGGAGCCCCCGAGATCCGCCTGGTCTGTGGCCCATGCTCTTAACTGGAGGAAGTGGGAGGCTTTAAGCACAAGTTAGTCGACCGAAGATGTCATCTTCTTCTCTCAAGGTCATGGAGCCTCTGAATTCTTCTCACAGACCCCTGGTCCCGCTTGAGGACCCACCCCTGACCTAGAGGAGGCGCAGAGAGGCAGGGGCCCAGGATGGTCATCAGAGCCATCGGGAACCTGATAAAGGAGGAGTCAggggtggcagagagcagaggaaagcaggGGAGGGTGGGACCTCCAGTGGCCATGCTACCCACTGGTCAAGAAACAGGACACGGAAGTGTCCCTTGAGTGAGGTGTCTAGGATGGCCACAGCAAGGTGAACGAaagagggatgtggctcaagcggtagcgcgctcgcctagcatgcgtgcggcccgggttcgatcctcagcaccacatacaaacgaagatgttgtatccgccgagaactaagaaaaaataaataaatgttaaaattctctctctctctctgtcccccccctctcactctctctttaaaaaaaaaaaaaaaaaaaaaaaaaaaaaaaaagagggagcagCGTTCTCAGGACAGGAGAGCCATTTGTGGTGGGCGTGGGCACAGAGGAGTCCCGCATCACGGTCAGGTCGCTTCCTTGTACTTCTTTGTTCGTGCAAAAGGCACCATAATGGCCGGGTGCGATGTCACacgtctgtcatcccagcggctctggaggctgagacaggaggatgacgagttcaaagccagcctcagcaaaagtgaggagctaagcaactccgtgagaccctgactctaattaaaacacagaatagggctggggaggtggctcagtggtcaagtgcccctgagctcaatccctggcaccccaaCATCCAACCCCCAAAAAGGGCACcataataatatattcatttttaagggGAGGCTGGGtgtggaggagagaaaagagctTGTTTAAGAGTTTGTGTggaggagagcagagaatggCAGAGGCAGGGGGGCCGTGGGGTTCATTTTAGATACGAGCCACACAGGGATGGGCTGAGAAGCTCCGGCCTGTCTGTCTGGCCCTCTGTCCACTGCGATCTCCACCCTGAGGGTTCCCACAGTCACGTGACCTCAAGCATCAGGTTCAGTCGGGGGCTCGTTAAAGCCACAGAGCGCTGGGCCAACCGCGCGCCTGGCCGTGAGACTCCTCACGTGCGCCCAGGGGGGGCTGGGTCACCACCCGTGGAGAACCACACTCCTACGAGCAGCAGCCCTGCCCGTGGGCACAGGGATCAGACAGTGGCACATGCTCCTCCCAAAGTGCTCCGGGGCtaggaggggatgggaggggatgggaggggacgTGGAGGAGGAGAGGACATGGAGGGAGCAGCCGGAGCCTGGCCCCCAGCCGAGATGGCCTCCTCTCCCCGGGGGGCACCAGTGTTCCCAGGGACCCTGGGAGCCGCCCCCTGGACCTCTGGGAGCCAGAGGGTGAGAaaaggagccaggcacaggggcGGGGATGATGGCCAGAGGCCGGCATGTGTGCCGCATGAGGAGGACGGACAGGCGCTGCCCGCGGCTCGGAGCCCCAGAACACACTGTCCACCTTTCCGACTCGGTCCTGGCCTCCCGCCAGGCCGCTCCTCTGGCCCTTGGGAAAGTGCAGTCACTTCTGTCAAAGAGGTGAGGCTGGCCGGGGCATCTCGGGACCCTCGGAGACCGCGGTCGCCCTGTTTGGCAGACTGGAGGCCAGAGGTGGAGGCACAGCTGGCGAATGGAGCTGTGAGACCGTGCAAGGGCAGGGTTGGCCCACCCCTGCTGGCCGGCCCTCCCCCGGGAAGCTGGGGAAAGGGCACGAGATGGGCGCTGCCCTCCGACCCTCGCGGCTCCCTGTCCATCATTGAGCATAGATGTGCTGCGGGCCCACCGTGCAGCCAGCATCATGCCAGACACGGAGCTAGAGTGGTGACCAAGGCTGGGTCCCTCGCTTCATGAAGCTGACATTGGGCAAATGAGAGTATGGAGTCAGGGGAGATAAGTGTATGAAGAGACCTGAAATGATGTGGGGCAGTGAGCCACATGGACGGGGACAGGATTGGGCGAGGTTCTAGAAGGAACACAGAGGGAACTGGTGCCAAGGCCCTGAGGTTGGCATATGCTTGCTGCATTGGAGGGATGTCATAGAGGCCATGCATCTGgagcaaagggagggagggagggggcgaGGGAGAGAGGGGACCAGACTGGTTAGGAGGAAAATCCCTTCTTGATGAGGGCTTTGGACTTCCCTCTATCAAGATAGGAACCCTGAGATGGTACTGAGCGCAGGAAGGGCGTGGCTTGGCTTGGGTTGAACGGGATCCCTCTGGCTGCCCGGCAGAGGATGGACACGTCTGTGGTGAGACTAGAGGTGTGGGGGCCAGGAGGAAACTCCGGGGACAGTCTAGGTGACCTGGCACAAGCTGAGCCCGTCGTGGAGACTTGTGGGAGGGACAGGAGTCAGGACGCTCCCCCAGTCCTCCCCATGACCCCCGTCCACGGTCTCCCCGCAGCTAGAGAGGTACATCCAGATGAATCTGAGGTCAAAGCTGGCGCGGGCCCAGCAGCACATGGTCCAGAACCAAACGGCCGCCATGTTGGAGCTGGGCTCAGACATCCTGAACGAGACGGCGGCCCGCACCTCCGACGTGGAAGCCAAGGTAACGGGAGGGTGGGGGGAACAAGCCAGCCCCGGCCACCTGGTCCTGACCTCTGTCTCTGGGTGAGGTCAGTCTCTCCTGGGCCTCTAGCCCCTGGTATCTTCTCCCCAGTAAACCCTGTCCTAAAATTGTCACCCCCAGGCCCAAAGGGGTGGGCAGACACTGGGCAGTGACAGGTCTGCActgggccctggggaggggtggTACAGCTCACCCCTGTCCCGGGGTTCACACAGGAGAGGAAGAGTCCCTGAGAGCTCAGTGACGAGGACCCTCTGCGTGGCACAGCAgaagagagggatggagagagagagagacaaagggtTGATGGAATGAGCAGCAGATGGGCACGTGTTGGCTGAGCCCCCACTGAACATCAGGCACCACTCAAGATGCCTGGCCCCAGTTTAGAGCAGTGAGCAGAACAGGCAGGCTTACTCACTGGGGAGAGTGGGCCAGACAGGgagaacagcatgtgcaaaggcccagggGTGGGACTGTGCTGGCAGCTCCAGGAACATCCAGGAACCCAGTGTGGTGGGATGACTGGGGAGAGAAGCAGAGGAGGGGCAGAGACATGACAGAGGAAGACGAGTCATGTGGCCTGGGGCCTGGCCAGCTGGGCCAAGATCTGGCTTTTCTGCTTCCCAAGATGCGAGTCACAGAAGGCTTTGGAGTAGAGGCTGTATTTTGAAAGCCTGCATCAGGCTGCTCAGTAGGAAATAGAAGGGGACAAAGGCGGGTCTGGGGAACCCTTTAAGGAGGCTAGTATGGGACACTGGACAAGAGAAGGAGGCCATAGCAGTTGGTGGAGGGACACCGTGGGGCTGTCAGCACTTGCCGGAGGACTGGCTGCGGGGTCAAGGATACCTCTTCTGGGGCCTGAACAGCCGGAGGACAGTCCGCAGGGCCATGAAGCAGGGAGGTCACATGGCTGCAGGTGTGAGTGACCTGTGGGTGTCCGTGGGTCCGCAAGTTTCCCGAATGGCAGgcccagggcctgcaggtgggggcTGTGCAGGGCTCCCTAGGGCTCACCCAGCCCCATCCCGCCCGCTCCTCGCTGGGTCAGGTGCTGAACGAGACGTCGCGCCTGGAGGTCCAGATGATGGAGACCTCGCTGTCCACCGAGGCGCTGGAGAAGCAGCTGCTGCAGCACAGCAACGAGCTGCACCGGCTGCAGGGCCGCAGCAGGTGGGCGCTGGACGGGGGGGTGGGCTCTCGAGCTGGGGACCAGGGGTGGGCGCAGAGCCAGGCTGGGTCAGGACCCACACGGAGCATGGAGCCCAGGCTaactgggagggagggagggaggccagggGCTGGGTCCTGGACAGGgctgaggcccagggctgggtCCAGGCGGCCCCGGGCCAGTCCCCTGTATTGTGTGGGCAGACAAGAGGCGGTTCCCGGGTTGGGTCCCCTTGAtacatttcctcctttcttctcttcaatctttcattgtctttcattcttccctttccctgtctttactttataaattttaactgctttattgagATGAAATCTACATACTCTACAACCCACCTGGTAATTTTTAATTAGCTTTACCtatgagttttgttgttgttgtttgttttggttctggAACTTGGATCCaggggggctttaccactgagctgcagctccagccctttctagtttttattttgagaccaggtcttgctaaattgtggaggctggcttggaacttgccatcctccagcctcagcctcccagatggctggaattacagatgtgcacacccccccccccagctctggCTTcacttatttgtaaataaatacacCGAATTCCACCCATCTGATCACCTTCCCTGAAGAGACCAGTGAGCAATTTCTTGTCTGCAATATCAGAGAGTTCTTGCATTATATGCAAATATGCTTCAAGGGAACACCCTTTAAATTACCAAGGTAAAAATAGACACAGGTTATAGATAAAGCAGAGAGATCTGACTTCTGAGGCCTGATTTTATCTTGGTTTCGAGTTCAGTGGAGGAAAAACTGCCAAGGTCAGAGTTCTGGGAGGGAGAATCTACTTACTGAGCAAGGCACTGACCGCTCTGCAGGGCCAGATGTTGCCGAGTGCTGGCCGGGACACATCACATCACAAGATCATCCACCCCCTCTGATCTGGGTACAGTTAATGGTGGTTCTTATTGCTATTCCCCCACCCCAAGGTCTAGGTGGCGAGAACCGGGACATTTTTAGTTACTCTGGACTCCTTATCAGGTGCCTGAGAATCAGTGCAGACAGAGAATGTTATCGATGAGCCTTGATCCACAAAGACAGCAAGAATCCTAGAGCTTCAGCACCCACATTCTCACTTCCTACAGCATAATTTGGGGTCTGAGGAAATTCCTTCTGCCCTGGCTGAACTTATTTCTGTCTGGAGAATGGATCAGGACAACTGGATATAGAGTCAAATGTCCCCTCCCTCAGCCACAAACCCACTAAAGCCAGTGACCACCCGCCTATCCCTCGTGTCTTATAAGTCCTCCCTTGCATTTGGTCAAcaagtgttttttgttgttgttgttttgttttgttttattttttatttttattttttttgtaccaaggattgaactcaggggcacttgactactgagccacatccccagtcctattttgtatcttatttagagtcagggtctcactgagttgcttagcgtcttgcttttgctgaggctggctttgaactcaggatcctcctgcctcagcctccagagccgcagGGAGTATCAACAATTACTTTTTCAGCCCTCCTTGTGCAGGCATGTAGGACCCTGGGGATTCATAAATGTAGGACCCTCTGTCCTGGTGGAGTGGCTATTCCAGGGCATCTTATGAATATGCAAATGTGCACAagccttcccccaccccacccgcgTTTTTAAGCCCCACTAGAGcacaccccacctcccaccctaTTTTTTCCCCAGTTCCTTGGAAATGGCTCTACAACTACACGACATGCTTGCTGGTTCTTTTCTCCAACTTCCCATTATTCCAAAGTATCTattccccccacctccccaatTAATGGACACTGAGGTTGTTTCTGTTTCCAGTCTGCTGATCCAACCGGTGATAGGGTGACTAACACTTCCATATCTCATTTTACTCAGATGGGAGTAAATCTGGAGGATGAAATGTCAAAAGGGGAAGAGCTGAAAGTTgaaagctttctttaaaaaaaaaaaaaatgcctccttGTTTTTTAACCCATAACTTTGTGCCTTGTTGTAATAACTGAGACCTGTATAACATAAaagtgaagggctggggttgtggctgagccGTGGGTGCAGTCCTTTCCTAGCATGCAAGAGGTCaggggtttgatccccagcaccactcaaagaataataataaaaataaaactgaaagtcAGCCCTGCCCACCCTGCAGAAATCAGCAGGGTGGGGACGTTCTTTCCCATTCTCTCCAAACTCGGGTGTCCCCCAGGGTCTTCCCACTCTTCCCCCATATGTTCACCCCATCTCTCTACATTTCCATGAATACCTTTGATCTTTCTTATGTCATCCAACACGTGGTTAGAACTAGAGGCATTGGCTGGGCGCAGTGATACACACACCCGTAATCCcccagactcaggaggctgaggcaggaggatcgcgatttcaaagccagccagtCTCttcaacttagcgaggccctaagccacctcttttctcttttactaGCAATCTCCCAAGGCATCCTGGCCCATGCTCCCTGGAGGCTATCTCCTGAGACTGGACTGTGGAGTCAGAGGACGAGCATATTTGGGATTTAATAATGACTCTCTGGTTGCTGCTGTGTCCCCCTGCACCACCACCTCCTTCCTTTTCTGGATCCCAAACCATACTACTCCGGGGCCgggtctctccttcctcccttcctcggTCTGGGCTCCGTGGGCACGGACTGCGGGGCGGTGTAACTCAGAACCGGACGCTCCTTCTCTGAGCCTCCCCGCAAGCCTTCTGTGCGTGCTCTGCGGGCGGCGGGCTCACCCCGTGCGCCCCGCTCCGCAGCGCGCTGGAGACGCGGTTGCAGGCCCTGGAGACGCAGCAGCAGGAGGACCTGGCCAGCCTCCGCGAGGAGAAGGAGCAGCTGCGGCGCCTGCTGGGCAACCACAGCGGCGCCCTGGCTGTCCTGGAGCGCAGCCTGCGCCTCGCCAGCAGCAACTCGAGCCTTCTGCAGATGCAGCAGCGCCAACTGCTGGAGTCGGTGCAGCGCCTAGTGCACGTGATGGCGCAGGGCCCCGGCGGGAGCGCGGCAGGTGAGCGCGCGGTGAGTGAGCGGGGCGCGCGCAGGGGGCGGGGAGCGCGCGGGAGGAGGCTGGCACACATCAGGGGTACGGCCCACCCACCCCGActataaaatagaaagaactacAGCAACAGCAATCCTAAAAGAAGCAGTGGAAACTCTGTCCGACTTCACCGTGACCCTGGTTAGGCCCCGCCCCCACTctcggcctcagtttccccatctgtttgTGGAGTGATGATCATAACCAGGGCGTCATAGTCCAGACTGCAAGTTTGGGTTCCAGGATTCACCCTCCACCCCTCTTGCCtgggcctgccctgccctgggcctTGGTCTCCCTATAGAACGGAATGGGGAGGTCGGATGTAAAGCAccccaaagatttttttcccactaaCACCCCTGCCTCTGGCCAACAAGGCCACACCAAGAGGAGGAGGCATCCCTGTCCTCCTTGAGAAGTGACAGCAATGCCTGAGGCTGCTCCTCAGCACTTGGGGTGGCCAAGACCTTCCTGTCTCTGGCTTCCAGCAGGCAGGCAACCAACtgtttgttgagcacctactgtgtgccaggcccagtgctggggattcTGCAGGGCACAGCCCAGTCATGGCCTCTGTCTCTTGCAAAAAGTCCTGGCCCCCTCTGTGTGtctgagagaaggagaaggaagcgCATCTTCGTGGTGGCTGCTGGGAACCAGGGAGCTGGCAGAGTTCCTGACCTTGCCCACCCCAGAAGGCCCAAGGGGCGGTGCCAAGGAGAAGGAGCTTTCACCGCAGGCCAGCCTGGAGCACAGGGGGAGTTTGGACAGGGCAGGGCTCCTTTTAGAAAACCCAGACTGGAACCAGAGAGGGGGAAatgagagaaagacaaagaagGGGCTCCCCCACAGCAGGCCGCAGCAGGAGCCCCGACAGCTATGAGGCAGGAGTCAAGCCAGGAGGACTGGATTGCAGGTGCCACAGCTGACGGGGGTTTGGGGACAGAGGATCCCGGGTGGCTCCTTCCTAGGTCAGCAGTTCTAAGAAAGCCACGGGCAGGAAGAGTGGACCCTCCCAGGCCATAAGATGTGGAGTGACCAGCACTCTCTCCGGCCTGGGCCCAGCTGCCAGCCAGGCTGCCTCGGGGAGTCCCATGTGTGCATTGCTTGTCACTCAGCCCAAGGCCAGGGCCGGGCTGGACCTCTCCCTGAGGCTCACTGCTCGCCCAGTGTCCGGCCTAGGGGGAGGGTGTGCTGGGCACCCTTTGTCAAATACCCTGTCCTCTTGCTTCCCTGTCACCAGCAAAGGACACTTGGGAGCTGCTCTTGCTGTCTGCCCAGACGGAAAAACTGATAAAGAGGAAGGGTCACCAGGGAGAGCACAGGGGTAGGTGGAGGCGGGCACAGGAGCCAGGCACCCTGAAGCCCAGCAGGAAGGGGGCACCACTCTGCAGCTTTGTCCAGGGggcagaggctggggaaggagagtGGTTTCCTGGTGTCTCAGGATCTGGGGATCTGGTTTGGCAGGTTAGAGGGACAGGGACGGAGGAGGGAAAGACCTGGGCTGGGTGTAAATTGCCCACCTCCTCGGGGCTCAGAGGTGGAGGCTGCTCACAGGTGGGCAGTGGAGACCCCTGCCCAGGAAATGTCATGCACCGGCTGGGGTGGATCTGGAGACCTAGTCACCTCGATTGTGATACGGGAACAACAGCGTCCTTCAGACAGGTGCCCTAGAGCCAGGATTTGGGAAGATTTGTTCATGTGTGAAGTCCCAGCCCCTGGTAGCCTCTCTGCCTCCACAGAGAGATCCGGTTCTGGTAGAATCACAGCCCAAACCTCTAATTGGGTCCTACTAACTGAACCAGAGAGAGGATTTAAAATCTTTGCATCTTAGCCAGGCATGggggtgcaggcctgtaatcccagctacttggggtgctgaggcaggaggatggcgaccaggttggaggccagccttggtgacttagtaagatcctgtctcaagttttgggatgtggcccagtggtggagCAGTGGTatggcatgcacgaggccctgggttcgacccctaataccatgaaaagaaagaattttttaaaggcatAAGTCTCTGTATTATTCATAGTTTATTTTTCAGGCCAGACTTGGAGGCCCAAGGACTCTGGTGGTTTCAGTCATTAAATTAATGTTCTGTGACCCCAGAAAAAGAGTCCAGAGGGAGGAGGCCCTTGATGGCCAGTGGTCAGCTCCAGAGAAGACTGAATGTGGAGCCGCAGAGAGACCAGCtgaaagggagggctggggagggagccaGGCCTCCTGCTCAGTGGAGCTCCAAGAAGGGAGGGCTCTGTCCCATCCCCCCCTAGGGTGCAGGTGCCCATTTCCCTCTCCCCAAAAGCATAGCAGCCTCCCCTGGAGTCTCCCCTCTCAGAGGCTCAGCCTCCAGCTCTGCTCCACTCTGACCCCAGGGCTCCTCCTCAGCCCAGGGGTCGGGCTGCTCAGCCTGGCCTCTAGGCCGGCTGGCCCCACTCTCCTTTCTGCCCTCTCCGCTCCTCCCCCTCCAGGTCCAGCCTCCCCCTCCTCACACAGCCCAGCTCTGATCTTGGGGTGTGAGTCACTGTCCTTCCCTGGCCTTGGCCCCAGGCCCCCTGTCCTCATCCCGTGTGTCCCCAGCACACACCAGGACTGTTCCCACCTGGGGGCCTCTGCCCCCGCGGTTCCCTCTTCCTGGAACACCTCCCTTCTCTGCCTGGACTCTTCCCTGTCACTGTCCCAGCTCCCCATGGCCTCCCGCCCTCCTCCCCGCAGAGCCTGCACAGAGCGGGCAGGGTGTCCCCGCCTGTCCTTGCTCAGCTCCGGCTGACTTTTGCTTTGTCCCCGGTAGCCCCCATGAGGGCCCCTGAGCAGGTGTTCCAGGACTGCGCCGAGATCCGCCGCTCCGGAGCCACCGCCGACGGCGTCTACACCATCCGCGTGGCCAACGACTCGGAGCCCAAGAAGGTGGGTGCCGCCCGGGGCTGGGAGCAGAGGGCGCCCCGTGGGGCTCCCCAGGCAGGCCCCAGCAGCTTCGGGCTTTTCAGCCATCCAAGATGCCAGCGGAGGTGGGGGTGCCCGACCTGTGGGGGCCCCAGTCAGGGGTCCATCGGGAGGTGAAGGAAAAGCTCCCAGAGCACCTCCGGCAGGAAGTGGTTGTGCTGGGAAGGGAGGCGCCGCCGGTGGGACCGGAAACGCCAGGGGAGGGGCTTAGCACCTGCCGCTCACAGGGGCCCACTGGAGGCGGGAGCTGGGCTCCGCTCCCTGGGAAATGGGCACCTGG
The genomic region above belongs to Ictidomys tridecemlineatus isolate mIctTri1 unplaced genomic scaffold, mIctTri1.hap1 Scaffold_6494, whole genome shotgun sequence and contains:
- the LOC101976129 gene encoding angiopoietin-4 — translated: MASSPRGAPVFPGTLGAAPWTSGSQRLERYIQMNLRSKLARAQQHMVQNQTAAMLELGSDILNETAARTSDVEAKVLNETSRLEVQMMETSLSTEALEKQLLQHSNELHRLQGRSSALETRLQALETQQQEDLASLREEKEQLRRLLGNHSGALAVLERSLRLASSNSSLLQMQQRQLLESVQRLVHVMAQGPGGSAAAPMRAPEQVFQDCAEIRRSGATADGVYTIRVANDSEPKKVFCGMESNGGGWTIIQRRVDGSEDFQRSWKEYKEGFGNPAGEYWLGNEAIHQLTSKATYSLRVELEDWEDQEAYAQYERFQLGSEAQLYRISVSGYSDSVGRQTGLFLRSANFSTRDADNDNCVCECAQLLSGGERTHPPGSARTSPAGHLL